A stretch of the Pan paniscus chromosome 2, NHGRI_mPanPan1-v2.0_pri, whole genome shotgun sequence genome encodes the following:
- the MKRN2OS gene encoding MKRN2 opposite strand protein isoform X1: MHCAEAGKALIKFNHCEKYIYSFSVPQCCPLCQQDLGWRKLEDAPVSIANPFTNGHQEKCSFLLRPTQGTFLREYDGRSDLHVGITNTNGVVYNYSAHGVQRDGEGWEESISIPLLQPNMYGMMEQWDKYLEDFSTSGAWLPHRYEDNHHNCYSYALTFINCVLMAEGRQQLDKGEFTEKYVVPRTRLASKFITLYRAIREHGFYVTDCPQQEAQPPEGGGLC; this comes from the exons ATGCACTGCGCAGAGGCTGGGAAGGCTTTAATTAAATTCAACCACTGTGAGAAATACATCTACAGCTTCAGTGTGCCCCAGTGCTGCCCTCTCTGCCAGCAGGACCTGGGCTGGAGGAAGCTGGAGGATGCACCTGTTAGCATCGCTAATCCATTTACTAATGGACATCAAGAAAAATGTTCATTCCTCCTCAGACCAACTCAGGGGACATTTCTTAG GGAGTATGATGGAAGGTCTGATCTTCATGTTGGAATAACTAACACAAATG ggGTTGTGTATAATTACAGTGCACATGGTGTCCAGCGAGACGGAGAAGGGTGGGAAGAGAGCATAAGCATCCCATTACTGCAGCCCAACATGTATGGAATGATGGAGCAATGGGACAAGTACCTGGAAGACTTCTCCACCTCGGGGGCCTGGCTTCCTCACAG GTATGAAGACAACCACCATAACTGCTACTCTTACGCACTCACGTTCATTAACTGCGTTCTGATGGCAGAAGGTAGACAGCAGCTGGACAAGGGTGAATTTACGGAGAAGTACGTGGTCCCGCGGACAAGGCTGGCATCCAAGTTCATCACACTCTACCGGGCGATACGGGAGCATGGCTTCTACGTCACTGACTGTCCCCAGCAGGAGGCACAACCCCCTGAGGGCGGCGGTTTGTGCTGA
- the MKRN2OS gene encoding MKRN2 opposite strand protein isoform X2, which produces MNWRRGETTRRVKCIAGDSQQVSELPAVNPYRPAATSILASSEERIRLRGIRQKKRLREYDGRSDLHVGITNTNGVVYNYSAHGVQRDGEGWEESISIPLLQPNMYGMMEQWDKYLEDFSTSGAWLPHRYEDNHHNCYSYALTFINCVLMAEGRQQLDKGEFTEKYVVPRTRLASKFITLYRAIREHGFYVTDCPQQEAQPPEGGGLC; this is translated from the exons ATGAACTGGAGGAGGGGAGAGACGACTAGGCGGGTGAAGTGCATAGCTGGAGACTCACAGCAG GTGTCCGAGTTACCGGCAGTGAATCCGTACCGgcctgcagcaacctcaattcttgcctcctcagaagaaagaattcgactgaggggcataaggcagaaaaagagactgag GGAGTATGATGGAAGGTCTGATCTTCATGTTGGAATAACTAACACAAATG ggGTTGTGTATAATTACAGTGCACATGGTGTCCAGCGAGACGGAGAAGGGTGGGAAGAGAGCATAAGCATCCCATTACTGCAGCCCAACATGTATGGAATGATGGAGCAATGGGACAAGTACCTGGAAGACTTCTCCACCTCGGGGGCCTGGCTTCCTCACAG GTATGAAGACAACCACCATAACTGCTACTCTTACGCACTCACGTTCATTAACTGCGTTCTGATGGCAGAAGGTAGACAGCAGCTGGACAAGGGTGAATTTACGGAGAAGTACGTGGTCCCGCGGACAAGGCTGGCATCCAAGTTCATCACACTCTACCGGGCGATACGGGAGCATGGCTTCTACGTCACTGACTGTCCCCAGCAGGAGGCACAACCCCCTGAGGGCGGCGGTTTGTGCTGA
- the MKRN2OS gene encoding MKRN2 opposite strand protein isoform X4: MDIKKNVHSSSDQLRGHFLGVVYNYSAHGVQRDGEGWEESISIPLLQPNMYGMMEQWDKYLEDFSTSGAWLPHRYEDNHHNCYSYALTFINCVLMAEGRQQLDKGEFTEKYVVPRTRLASKFITLYRAIREHGFYVTDCPQQEAQPPEGGGLC, encoded by the exons ATGGACATCAAGAAAAATGTTCATTCCTCCTCAGACCAACTCAGGGGACATTTCTTAG ggGTTGTGTATAATTACAGTGCACATGGTGTCCAGCGAGACGGAGAAGGGTGGGAAGAGAGCATAAGCATCCCATTACTGCAGCCCAACATGTATGGAATGATGGAGCAATGGGACAAGTACCTGGAAGACTTCTCCACCTCGGGGGCCTGGCTTCCTCACAG GTATGAAGACAACCACCATAACTGCTACTCTTACGCACTCACGTTCATTAACTGCGTTCTGATGGCAGAAGGTAGACAGCAGCTGGACAAGGGTGAATTTACGGAGAAGTACGTGGTCCCGCGGACAAGGCTGGCATCCAAGTTCATCACACTCTACCGGGCGATACGGGAGCATGGCTTCTACGTCACTGACTGTCCCCAGCAGGAGGCACAACCCCCTGAGGGCGGCGGTTTGTGCTGA
- the MKRN2OS gene encoding MKRN2 opposite strand protein isoform X3 produces the protein MYGMMEQWDKYLEDFSTSGAWLPHRYEDNHHNCYSYALTFINCVLMAEGRQQLDKGEFTEKYVVPRTRLASKFITLYRAIREHGFYVTDCPQQEAQPPEGGGLC, from the exons ATGTATGGAATGATGGAGCAATGGGACAAGTACCTGGAAGACTTCTCCACCTCGGGGGCCTGGCTTCCTCACAG GTATGAAGACAACCACCATAACTGCTACTCTTACGCACTCACGTTCATTAACTGCGTTCTGATGGCAGAAGGTAGACAGCAGCTGGACAAGGGTGAATTTACGGAGAAGTACGTGGTCCCGCGGACAAGGCTGGCATCCAAGTTCATCACACTCTACCGGGCGATACGGGAGCATGGCTTCTACGTCACTGACTGTCCCCAGCAGGAGGCACAACCCCCTGAGGGCGGCGGTTTGTGCTGA